AGGCGGAATCGGCGCCCTCGGCTGACGCGGATGACGGCGCCGCGGCGATCGTCGGCGCGATCAGCTGAGGTGCGCGCGCCTCCGCCGCCACTGCAGCTGGCCGAGCAGGATGCCGCCGAGCACGAGCACGATGCCGATGATCTGCGCTGCGGCGAGGGACTCGCCGCCCGCGAGCACGCCGAGGAGCACGCCCGTGACGGGGTTGAGCAGGCCGATGACGCCGACCGCGCCCGCCGTGAGCCGCTGCAAGCCGTAGAACCACGCGACGTTCGCCGCGGCCGTGCCGATGAGCGTCACGAACGCGAGGCCCGCCCAGCCGGTCGCGTCGAGGGCGGGCGGGGCACCCTCCCCGATGAGCGCGACGACGAGCAGCACTCCGCCGCCGAACAGCAGCTGCCACGCGCTCGCCATGACGGGCGTGGCGGTGCCGCCCCAGCGGCGCGTGAGCACGTAGCCGAGCGACGAGCTCGCGAGGCCCGTGGCGGAGGCGGCGACGCCCCATCCGTCGATCGCGCCCGTGCCGCCCGCGACGAGCAGGAGCACCCCGAGGATGCCGATGACGGCCCCGGCGATCACGCGCGCGGCGGGGCGCTGGCCGAGGATCGCCCACGCGAACGCCGCGAGCACGAGCGGCGAGGCCGCCATGATCGACGACGCGACGCTCGTCGGCAGCAGCTGCGCGGCGATGTAGATGAGCAGGAAGAAGCCGCCGACGTTGAGCACGCCGAGGAGCGCCGTACGGCCCCACTCGCGGGCGCCGTGCGGATGCGAGCGCGCGATCGCGAGCAGCACGAGGCCTGCGGGGAAGGCGCGCAGGGCCGAGCCCCACAGCGGGCTGTCGGCGGGGAGGGTGTGCTGCGTCACGAAGTAGGTCGCTCCCCACGCGACGGGGGCGATCGCGGTGACGAGCGCGGCGCGCCAGTTGACTTCCACGGAAGATAAAATACTTGCAGTGGAAGATATTATTCCCGCATGGCCCGGGACCACGTCGATCGCATCCAGGATCAGTGGCGAGCCGAGCGTCCGGACCTCGACCCCTCGCCCCAGGGCATCATCGGCCGAATCCACCGCCTCGGCGGCCACCTGCACGAGGAGCTCGTGGCCATCTACCGCGAGCACGGCCTCGGCGAAGGCGACTTCGACGTGCTCGCCTCGCTGCGTCGCGCGGGCGAGCCGTTCGAGCTGCCCGCGGGGCAGCTCGCCGAGCACACCATGATCACGACGGGCGGCATGACGAAGCGCCTCGACCGCCTCGAGCAGGCCGGCCTGCTCGAGCGCCGCATCGACGCGGATGACGCGCGCGTGCGCCGCGTGCGTCTCACCGAACGCGGGCGCGAGGTCATCGACGCCGCCTTCGGCGACCACATGCGCAACGAGGCGCGCCTGCTCGCCGAGCTGCCGACATCCGACCGACTCGCGCTCGAGCGCATCTTGCGGGACTGGCTCGTCCGCATCGAGGGCGCCGTCGACTGACGTGTATCAGGGCGCCCCGCCGCCCCTCCTCCCCTGTGCGGACGAACGCCCGCCGGCGGCACCTCCGGCCGCCGCATCCGGAGAGGAAGTCCCCCCATGACCACGACGACGCCCGCGCGCCGCAGCACGGCCTCGAGCCGCCGCACGACGCGCGCCACGACGGAGCCCGTGCGCCCCGCCGCCGACACGCAGGACGACGACACCGACGCCCTCGCCGTCACCGGCGCCCCCAACCCCTACGCCCTCGCCTCGCTCGTCGCGGGCCGCCGCATCGACTGGGAGGGCGCGGCCGACCCCCGCAGCATCCTCGAGGACGTCTTCGACCTGCCCTACGCCGACATCATCGGCTCGGCCGAGTCGCCCATCTTCTACGGCACCTCGTTCCGCGGCGGCCGCCCGACGCGCAAGCGCCCGGCCGCACCCCCCGAGCGCGGCGCCGACGAGACCGACGACCAGCACGACGCCACCCCCGACGTGTCGCGCGCGAAGACGCTCGCCGACATCCTCGCCGCGCTCGGGCAGAAGAGCCCGGCCGATGTGCCCGTGCGCGGGGCCACCCTTACACGCGACGGCGTCTTCGCCGAGCTCGGGCGCACGGGCGACCTCACCAAGAACTACGCGAAGCTCTTCGACCTCCGCGTGCTCGACGTGCTGTTCCCCCTGCTGCCGGGCTACCACCCGCCCGGGTTCAGCTGGCAGGACACGGGTCGCTTCTACAACGAGACGACGGAGTTCTTCGACCCCGTGCAGGGCCAGGTGGCGGACTGCTACTTCATCGCCGCCCTCTCGTCGGTCGCGTGGGCGAAGCCGTTCACGATCGCCGACCGCACGCGCGCGACCGCCGCGGGCCAGGACTCGTTCACCCACCAGGTGAGCTTCTTCGGCGGCAGCGGCGGCTACGGCTCGGGTGGCTGGAGCACCGTCGAGGTGTCGGATCGCGTGCTCGTCTCGGGCGGCGGCAGCACGTCGTACTACGCGCACTCCTCCGAGGCGGGCGAGATCTGGCCCGCCGTCTACGAGAAGGCGTTCGCGAAGTGGCGGTTCGGCACGAACGACGACTTCCCGAAGATCCCCGATCTCGCGTGGGGTGACACGGTCGCGTCGTGCGTCTCGCTCACGGGCGGCCACGGCTACGCGCGTTCGCACTCCTCGCTCACCGACGCGCAGCTGTTGAGCCTCGTGAAGTCGCACAGTCTGAGCGGCCGCACGACGACGCCGATGGTGTGCTGGTCGCACGGCGCGGGGTCGGATGCGGCCAAGCGGGCCGCCGAGGAGGCGGGCGTCGTGGCGTCGCACGCGTACTCGGTGCTCGGCTGGATGCGGCGCTACGAGTGGATGCCGCGCCTGCGTCTCGAGGCCGAGATCCCGCGGCAGATCCCCGAGTTCCGTCTGCCGGGACCCGGGCCGTTGCTCGGCGCGGACCCCGTCTCGGGCGCCACGCTCGAGGAGATTTCGCGCGTGCGCTTCGACATCCCGACGCACATCTTCGAGCGCTACGAGCTGCGGCCGGTGGACTACATCGTCGTGCGCAACCCGTGGGGCTCCGCCCCCGGCACGGGCTCGTCGACGACGACCGGGAACTTCCGTTCGCACGACGTGAGCTGGTGGCGCGACATCCCGCTCGGTCAGAACGGGGTGTTCGCGATGGAGGTGGGCGCGTTCCGGCGATACTTCGCCGGCACGGGCGGCGCCGACTGACGCCCGAGTGACGCCCTCCTGGGCGTCGGCATCACCGCCACGGCCGACGCTCAGGAGGCACCCTGCGGGCGCCGAGAGAACTCGCAAAAAAATAACGGTTCGATAACTAGACAGCGTTACCGTCCCGTTATATTCTCAAAGAGCTTGATTCGTTTGCTGTGGCGGACCAAGCGGAATGTGATTGCAGGACACTCTTGGTGCAAGGGAGAGGGTCGGCCGCTCGCCTCTGCGGCCGGCCCTCAATCACGTTAACGACGCCCGCGACGGGTCTCGAGACGCGTCGCTTCGCGGCGCTCCTCGACCACCTCGAGGGCGAGCACGATGAATAGGCTGGACGGGTGAGCGAGAGCGCAGACGCGGTCGCCGCCTGGGAGGCCCTCTACCGGGCGCAGGTCGCGGTGCTCCGGCACCTGCGCACCGAGTTCCCCGCCGACGAGGTGACCTTCACCGAGTACGACGTGCTCTTCAACCTGTACCGGCAGCCCGACCACGCCCTCCGCATCCGCGACCTCAACAAGCACCTGCTGCTGAGCCAGCCGAGCGTGAGCCGCCTGCTCGACCGCCTCGCCGCGCGCGACCTCGTCGCGAAGCGCCGCGACCCGGATGACGCCCGCGGCACGATCGTGGCGCTCACCGACCACGGCCTCGAGGTGTTCCGCCGGGTCGGCCTGCAGCACGCCCGCGCCATCGTCGCGCGGATGTCGGTGCTGAGCCACGAGGAGCAGCTGCAGCTGACCGAGCTCACCGATCGCCTGCGGGCGGGCGCGGCGCCCGGCTGATGCCGTCCGGCGCGACGCTCGTCTGGTTCCGCGACGACCTGCGGGTCGCCGACCACCCCGCCCTGCTCGCGGCGGTCGAGCGAGGCGCCCCCGTCGTCGCCGCCTATGTGCTCGACGAGCACGGCGACGGCGTGCGAGCCCCCGGCGGTGCGGCTCGCTGGTGGCTGCACCACTCGCTCGCGGCGCTAGGCGACGAGCTCGCCGCGCTCGGCATCCCGCTCGTGCTGCGGCGCGGGCTCGCGGCCGAGCTCATCCCGCAGCTCGTCGTCGACACGGGCGCCGACACCGTGCTGTGGAACCGCCGCTACGGCCCCGCCCGCGCGATCGACGCCGAGCTCAAGGCGCGGATGCGGGAGGCAGGCACCGAGGTGCGCTCGTTCCCCGGCGACGTGCTCGCCGAGCCTCAGGAGCTCGCCACGGCATCCGGCGCCCCCTACCGTGTGTTCACGCCGTTCTGGAACGCCCTCCGCGGGCGGCCCGTCGCGCCGCCCCTGCCGGCGCCGGATGCGGTGGACAGCCCCGCCGAGCCGGTCGCGGGCGACGCGCTCGACGACTGGGAGCTGCTGCCCCGCCGCCCCGACTGGGCGGGCGGCCTGCGGGCGACGTGGACTCCCGGCGAGGCGGCCGGGCTCGAGCGGCTCGAGGAGTTCGCGGACGAGCTCGACGGCTACGCCGACCGCGACCTGCCCGCCGTCGACGCGACGTCGCGCCTGAGTCCGCGGCTGCGCTGGGGCGAGCTGTCGCCCCGCCAGGTGTGGCACCGCATCCGTCGCGAGGGCGGGCCGCATGCGGAGGCCTTCCTGCGCGAGCTCGGCTGGCGCGACTTCTTCCGCCACACCCTCTTCCACGACGCGCGTCTTGCGACACGCAACCTGCG
The Protaetiibacter sp. SSC-01 genome window above contains:
- a CDS encoding DMT family transporter, whose protein sequence is MEVNWRAALVTAIAPVAWGATYFVTQHTLPADSPLWGSALRAFPAGLVLLAIARSHPHGAREWGRTALLGVLNVGGFFLLIYIAAQLLPTSVASSIMAASPLVLAAFAWAILGQRPAARVIAGAVIGILGVLLLVAGGTGAIDGWGVAASATGLASSSLGYVLTRRWGGTATPVMASAWQLLFGGGVLLVVALIGEGAPPALDATGWAGLAFVTLIGTAAANVAWFYGLQRLTAGAVGVIGLLNPVTGVLLGVLAGGESLAAAQIIGIVLVLGGILLGQLQWRRRRAHLS
- a CDS encoding MarR family winged helix-turn-helix transcriptional regulator; the protein is MARDHVDRIQDQWRAERPDLDPSPQGIIGRIHRLGGHLHEELVAIYREHGLGEGDFDVLASLRRAGEPFELPAGQLAEHTMITTGGMTKRLDRLEQAGLLERRIDADDARVRRVRLTERGREVIDAAFGDHMRNEARLLAELPTSDRLALERILRDWLVRIEGAVD
- a CDS encoding C2 family cysteine protease; this encodes MTTTTPARRSTASSRRTTRATTEPVRPAADTQDDDTDALAVTGAPNPYALASLVAGRRIDWEGAADPRSILEDVFDLPYADIIGSAESPIFYGTSFRGGRPTRKRPAAPPERGADETDDQHDATPDVSRAKTLADILAALGQKSPADVPVRGATLTRDGVFAELGRTGDLTKNYAKLFDLRVLDVLFPLLPGYHPPGFSWQDTGRFYNETTEFFDPVQGQVADCYFIAALSSVAWAKPFTIADRTRATAAGQDSFTHQVSFFGGSGGYGSGGWSTVEVSDRVLVSGGGSTSYYAHSSEAGEIWPAVYEKAFAKWRFGTNDDFPKIPDLAWGDTVASCVSLTGGHGYARSHSSLTDAQLLSLVKSHSLSGRTTTPMVCWSHGAGSDAAKRAAEEAGVVASHAYSVLGWMRRYEWMPRLRLEAEIPRQIPEFRLPGPGPLLGADPVSGATLEEISRVRFDIPTHIFERYELRPVDYIVVRNPWGSAPGTGSSTTTGNFRSHDVSWWRDIPLGQNGVFAMEVGAFRRYFAGTGGAD
- a CDS encoding MarR family winged helix-turn-helix transcriptional regulator, whose translation is MSESADAVAAWEALYRAQVAVLRHLRTEFPADEVTFTEYDVLFNLYRQPDHALRIRDLNKHLLLSQPSVSRLLDRLAARDLVAKRRDPDDARGTIVALTDHGLEVFRRVGLQHARAIVARMSVLSHEEQLQLTELTDRLRAGAAPG
- a CDS encoding deoxyribodipyrimidine photo-lyase; this encodes MPSGATLVWFRDDLRVADHPALLAAVERGAPVVAAYVLDEHGDGVRAPGGAARWWLHHSLAALGDELAALGIPLVLRRGLAAELIPQLVVDTGADTVLWNRRYGPARAIDAELKARMREAGTEVRSFPGDVLAEPQELATASGAPYRVFTPFWNALRGRPVAPPLPAPDAVDSPAEPVAGDALDDWELLPRRPDWAGGLRATWTPGEAAGLERLEEFADELDGYADRDLPAVDATSRLSPRLRWGELSPRQVWHRIRREGGPHAEAFLRELGWRDFFRHTLFHDARLATRNLRPQFDAFPWADPDPAEIDAWRYGRTGIPFVDAGMRELWATGAMHNRVRMSAASLLVKNLLVDWRVGEAWFWDTLVDADDASNPGNWQWVAGSGQDAAPYFRIFNPERQAARFDPDGAYVRRWLPELGTDAYPAPIVDLAASRERALAAYESLGGRGTAPP